The Ammospiza caudacuta isolate bAmmCau1 chromosome 22, bAmmCau1.pri, whole genome shotgun sequence genomic sequence AACAGCAGCGCTCTGGCACCCCCCAATACTGCCTTGGCCTTCAGTTTTGCCCTGCTATGAGGAAACACCCCTGAACTGGTGGCATTGGGATGCAGTCAGCTCAGAAGTGAGCAATAAATAAGACCTGGGTGCAGAACAGTACCTTGCCGTCTTCTGTGTTCCACAGGATTTTGCCTGGGTCGATGCTCAGCCTGTCAGGGTTCACACGGAATGTTCCTATCACATCAGAAGCCCACTTTGGGCCCAGCCACTTCCACATGACAATGTCAAAGCCTTTATGAATGTCCCCGTGGTCATCGAAAGAGATTCGGCTCTTGTTCAGGGTGAAGTTTACTTGCCTAATCTTTTGTAGGAGCTGTAAAACAGAAGAGTAAGAGAGGAGTCCTTCCAATGGCACGACTCCTGCCATTGGAGGGAGATGTGCTGGAGGATGCTTttctctgtcctgcagctgctctcaaGCCCCCCAACATCTGCAGGAAATCCCATCCAGTGAAGGGGTGGTAGTAGAGGAACAAGTGACCTAGGATGGAGTCTAAGTCTAGATCTTGGCTGCTCTGTCTGTGAAGGGCAGCTGAAGTCCACAAGGGTCTTCAGCTGGGATTTGAGCCTTTGGGAAAGACCAGAAACCTTTGTGCACAATggaaaaatccttccctgtgggAAAGGATCCTCATGGATCTTCTTCCACGAGGTTGCTCTTACCTGCCAGGGATAGACAATGCCTTTGCTGCAGGCCCCcgaggcacagcccagcaggtcATGGAGGCCATGGGCCACGGCATACACAGCTGAGTACACGCTGAAGGAGCCTTGAGCATCGTACAAGTCAGGGGCGGTGGCGAGCGCGCGGCAGCCGGTGCAGCGCTGCGTGCAGTCCAGCCGTGTGCTCCCCgcctctgcactgctgccacGCTCAGCCACAGCGCCTTCCTCCCACAGCTTCCAGGCCTCAAAGCGCTCCAGCATCGTGGGCTCTGGCTTCTCTACTGCCATCCCAATCACCGAACCGACGGTCTGGATGCCAGGTACCTGCCAGATAGCTCGAGCCAACGACCAGTCTTCAGAGGCCACCCACACCATGTCTGTGATGTTCTTCTGGACCACCACCTCAAAGAACGGCACAACGCTTCCTCTGGTGGAGAACACGATAGTGACATTGACCTTGACATCTGTGAGGATTCGGACCAGGTTGTGAAGCTCCGGGTTGCTGGCATCTGAATTGGCGGGGAGGGTGCCTCGGTAGGCCACGCACATGTTGCTTGCagtcagcagctcctgcaggccatCCAGGCCAACCCTGCCATAGGTGTCAtcactgcccagcagcaccacccaGGTCCAGCCAAAGCGCTGCAGCAGCGAGAAGATGGCCTTCACCTGCTGCCTGTCACTGGGGATGGTGCGCAGGAAAGAGGGGTACAGCCGCTTCAGGCTCAGCAACTCCGTGGAGGCTTCGTAGCTGATCTGCAATGAGAGTCACGGAAAAGGGGGATGCActgtcccaggcagctgctaTCCTGAGAGCTAATGGCACAGGCAGCTTATCCTGGGAAGACttggagctgggcaggcagtggaCCCAGTGCCAAGCGTGCTGAAGCAGGAGAAAGCTGTGATGGATGGCAAGCCAGCCCACTGACTGCCTAGGAAAGATCCCGTGACAGCACACATAGAGGGGCTGCATTTCCAGTTCTACCAGGCTCCTCAGGTCTGAACCCACCCTCTCTGAAACCATCACTCCTTGGGATCCCTGGTTTTCATCAGCCATAGAAGGTACACTTACCTCTGGTACAAGAAAGAGACTGAGAACAGCGGCTGTGGTGAGGGACAGCTGGGTGCTGTCAGGGCCAATGACGGCCACAGCCTGGGGTTCATAGTGTTGGAAACTGGGGAGCACCTGGACATCCTGCCTGCCTTTGCGAGCCAGGGCGCACAGCGTGGCGTGGAAGTTGGTAGAATCAGAGCAGGTGCCGTAGATTTCATAGCCTAGAGTGACATTAGGGAGCAGCGTGGTGGAGTTGTTGATCTCCTCCACAGCGAAGCGCAGGGCCTGGGCCAGGTAGTAGCCGTGGTTCTTGAAGGTGGCGCTACGGAATCGAGAGTGGTTGTTAGGGAGGACAGAGCGCGCTGGG encodes the following:
- the TAS1R1 gene encoding taste receptor type 1 member 1 translates to MLPPALFRLCLCAAAAAASSFSLRGDHRLAGLFPLHTAARRDDTRLLVPRSVLPNNHSRFRSATFKNHGYYLAQALRFAVEEINNSTTLLPNVTLGYEIYGTCSDSTNFHATLCALARKGRQDVQVLPSFQHYEPQAVAVIGPDSTQLSLTTAAVLSLFLVPEISYEASTELLSLKRLYPSFLRTIPSDRQQVKAIFSLLQRFGWTWVVLLGSDDTYGRVGLDGLQELLTASNMCVAYRGTLPANSDASNPELHNLVRILTDVKVNVTIVFSTRGSVVPFFEVVVQKNITDMVWVASEDWSLARAIWQVPGIQTVGSVIGMAVEKPEPTMLERFEAWKLWEEGAVAERGSSAEAGSTRLDCTQRCTGCRALATAPDLYDAQGSFSVYSAVYAVAHGLHDLLGCASGACSKGIVYPWQLLQKIRQVNFTLNKSRISFDDHGDIHKGFDIVMWKWLGPKWASDVIGTFRVNPDRLSIDPGKILWNTEDGKAPSSVCSEACKPGEMRLQQSRHKCCFSCKACPPGTFLNTSDPFDCQACGLDEWAPAGSEVCFNRTTEFLSWSEPLSWALLALAVLLMLLIAALTVLFALNASTPVVKSAGGNACFLMLGSLACTCSSLFCYFGEPSQAACLLRVPLFAISFTVFLSCVATRSFQILCIFKLNARCPALYEAWMRRQGPVLFVAASTAAQVTLCVAIEAASPSVPRREYGVRDEWVVLECAQSAAADATTAYTLLLSAACFVLTYAGTDLPAAYNEAKSLTVSLLLHLGCSAAVLCSQGALRGQTETVARVLSTLGTLAALLGGYFVPRAFVILLRPHQNTAEHFQMVIQEYTRRLAAA